DNA sequence from the Alkaliphilus metalliredigens QYMF genome:
CCTGGCCTACCCCAGGAACTTGTTTGGCCCATCTAATGTAATCCCCATCTGAACCACTTAAAGTTTCCTCATAGGCAGCCAAAACCCTTTCTCTGTATGCATCGTCACTTTCTTTCTCGGTGCCTCCTGTAAGGGGTTCTGCATTGGTTATTGATGTTATTCCTGGGATCGGCCTGTCTGGCAATGTTATTGTGTTTGCTGCTACGTTTCCTACCGTGCCAGGCTCCAAGCATTCTATAGGGACCATAGCCTCTCCCGATTCATTTATATCTGTAGACTCTAAAACTTTAAAGCCTATAGATGGAGTGTCGGTAGATTCAGTGTATATTACTCTGTCTTTCGGCACATAAGATGCAGGGCTCCCGGTTACTTTTAGGTATCCGCTGGATTTGGTTGGAGGATTCCTTTTTTCATCCTTTATTTCTCCGTGTAGATCTAAAAACTCTTCATAGCTTGTTTGGGGGAAGGCGATTCTAAGCATGTTTTGTAGTTTCAACTGCAACAACTCTGCTTTTTCATCTGCAGTAGGCCTTGTGGTATCCCAGAACATATCTCCCTCTGCTAAATTGATATCCGGAGGAGCATTTTTAAGCATCCTAGCATGTATAGTTTCAGCATCTTCTTTTAGAAAATCTGGCATTGCTAAA
Encoded proteins:
- a CDS encoding baseplate J/gp47 family protein yields the protein MPKDLAMPDFLKEDAETIHARMLKNAPPDINLAEGDMFWDTTRPTADEKAELLQLKLQNMLRIAFPQTSYEEFLDLHGEIKDEKRNPPTKSSGYLKVTGSPASYVPKDRVIYTESTDTPSIGFKVLESTDINESGEAMVPIECLEPGTVGNVAANTITLPDRPIPGITSITNAEPLTGGTEKESDDAYRERVLAAYEETLSGSDGDYIRWAKQVPGVGQVYVIPEWEGFGTGSTKILIMDSNGQPANETLISQVQKYIAPLVKKNRGGLAPINANAVVAAPEIIAIDISVSIIFKDDYEISTVVEELKSNLREYLGSIKITTDEERTEYVYRETVGHVILSTPGIKIYSEQSLTINGGTDPILIPIGEVPALGEVKIL